In Planococcus sp. MB-3u-03, the DNA window GTGACGGCGGAAAAAACCGTCTACCGGCCCATTGTCCCGATTGAGCTCATCGTGATGCTACCGCTTATGATGACCGGCCTTGGGTTTTTGATGGCATCGAGCCAGAACAAAAGCAAAGGCGGCAAGCACAAGAAGCGCATGCAAGCCGGGAAACGCTGCGAGAAAAAAGGGAAAGGCAAGAAAATGAAAGGCATGGGGCATAGCGGCTGAAGTGAAACGAGATGTTGAGTATTGCGAAAACCACCTAGGGATTGATCTCCAGGTGGTTTTTTTGAGCTAATGCAGTCTTCTAATTCGTGCCAAGTAATTGAATAATCGGCGATTCGGAAGAAATTATATCCAATTGATGTTCCATACAGGCGAAAGAGAAATGCTGGTAGCTGATTTCTTCTTGTCTTTCCCGTTGCTTCAAATTCGTCCGATTCTCCAAATAAGTGAGAAGATCAGACTGTTGATGAATGCGATAAGCATGTGCTGTGTCAGAGTCAGACATTCTTGTGAAATCTTCGGAAGTTACGGAATACGTGGCATATGAACGGAAATCAATATGCCATCTATCCACTGTGCCGGGAAGGTTCAAGAGCAGGTCTGTTTCATTCTCGCTGCCGCGTATAGAAATACGCAATGCTGTTCCTGGCAGTCTCGTTTCTGCAAATCCTTCAAAGGCTATAAAGTAATCTTCTTGTGATAGCAATCCCAAATCTGTCATCAAATCGATCCTTTCATTGGGTGTTAATGGCAGGGGAAGTAGCAAAGAGTCGGTTCGAGGCGAAAAACAACAGGACCGGAGGCAGCAAGGTGAATAAGGACAGCACACCTGCTAGCGAGAACAGTACAGCGGGCACAAAGCGGTTCAAATTGATCGTCAATAACCCGCCAACACTCAATAAGGCGGATGCGACGAGCAAATAAAAAGGATAAAAGAGCAATTGTTTTGCACCCTCCACCACATCGGCGGCGAATATTTCCGAATTCATCTGAGCTTCTGTACGTGTCATTTCCCGCTGGACTTTCGGGTCATTCTGGAATAGCTCTGTTAATTGGTTTTGGGCAATTTGATTGTCATCAAACGAGAAGATTAAGAAGCCTGACAATCCTGCGCATATCAGCAATAGCGCCAGAGAAGTGATTGCTAGTTTAATGGGAGTGAATAAATTTTCAATTGAGATGATTAGCCCTCCTTTAAAGTAATCGATTGTATATCATTTCGATTTAGATTTGGAAATTCCTGCTATTTATATAATGGTTGAATAGACAAAAAAAATTCTTTATTGGCAGGTCTTAAAAGAAATGTTAATCACTGATTGGGTAATCAGAATGGTCTTTTACAAAAGCTTAGTACCGGCATACTTAAATTTTTGAAATCCCATATATATGAATTTTTATATGATCTATGGAAAAATATCCGCTCAAAGCGCTTTTAGTACTCAGAGGACGGGTACGTGAATAACAAGGAGGCGTTATGAGTGAGGAATATAAACAAAATGGCCGGAATGGCTTTTGCCGCACTTCTACTCGCAAGCTGTCAAGAAACTGAAAATCCACCGCCTAGCACAGAGGACACAGATTCTCCAAGTGAACCGACACCTAATGAGGAAGAAGCGGTAGAAGAAAAGGAAAGTAACGAAGATAGCCAGAACAATGAGGATGAGGAAGCCTCGGATGAACCGATCGATCAGCCAAATGACGATGCTTCAGATGGCTTTGAAGAAACTCAGGTGAGTCCATCCTATTTTATCGAGACCCATGCCTATGTCACAGAAACCGGCTATCTCACCGCATTCAACATTGAACGCGATGAAAATGAAGAAGTCACATTTGAAGAAAGCTTAACGCAATCTCTGATTGAAAACGACCCTACCACACTAGAAATTCTAGGATCTTATGCTGAGCTGACTGTTGATATGCCGACGCTTAACGTGAAATTTAATGAAGAGGATGGAGGTGCATTATCCACAACTTCTGCGCAAACGACCTTTTTCTATAGTTCATTGTTTGGAATCAGCGATCTATATGGCATTGAAGAAATTGTGTTTACCAATCCCGAGGGCGAAGAAAATGTCATTGTAGCTCAGCGCTTAGTGGACAAGCCTTTGATTGTTGAAGAAGAAAGAGGAATTTCGCGCGGTTACTATACAATCTACGATAAAGAGTTGCAGCAGACGAACTTCTTAGCTGGCGTAGAAGTGGGAGAGCAAGTGGCGGATGAGAACGGAGAGCCGTTGTCCTTCCCTGAGACAGTGGAAGCGATGAAAGCAGTGGATCAGGAAGGAGCAACTTACTCATCAGCCATGGTGGAAGGATTGGAAGTGGTTGACGCTTCACTTGAAAACGATACGGCGACAGTTCGCTTCACATCAGATGAAGAGACAATCACAGACTCCGACTTGATCGTCTTTGAAAACGCAATGCAACTGGCAGCCCTTGACTTCCGCGTAGAGGAACTCCGTTTAATAAACGAAACTTTAGAAGAAAGCACCACGTACCCGTTTGCAGTGAAGTAATGATTAATAGAGATAAAAAAGGTTTGGAGAAATCCAAGCCTTTTTTTATTCGCTATTATCCGGAAAATTAGCGGAACTCCTATACATATTCAGTTAAAAGAGTTGACGAAACTAATAAACAGTTATACTGTGTATATGAGTATAAACAGTATAAAAGTTGAGAAGGAGTGTATATAAATGAATGACTGGAATCAAGCGTACCGTTTGGCAGCTTTCGAAATAAAAGCATCGCTGCGCAACTTATTGTTGATCCTGGCTTTTTATATCGCCATGAGCCTCATCTTCATGATGTCGTTCGATGTGTATCTGGAAGGCGACTTCAAAGGGTTCGATATCATGTTCTTGCTGGTGTTCTTCATGTTTCCTGCCTGGATGAAAGGAAAAGAATTTCAAATGCAGAAAATGGATGGCAATCTATGGTCGTCCCCGCCGATCATCATGCTCCAGCAATTGCCGATAAGCAAAAACACAATTGTCAAAAGCCGTTTCATCATCCATGCGTTCTGTTCATTTCCCTTCCAATTGATCCTGCTGATTGCCATGCCGCTCATGTCGGACAATTTTCGTGAAGGAATGACGCCGGTTGCTTATCCGGTGTTCGTGCTGTTGTGGATTGCCATATCGATTGCGGTCGGCTTTATGATGGCTGCCAGTGAAGCGGGAGGAAATTTCAGGATGAAAGAGATTGTACTGTCGTTCATTTATATCTTAATCGCGGCAGCCGCCATCTACTTGCTGTTCCCTATGCTGTCGGGAAGCGGTTTTATTGAGTGGACAATGGCCATTGCTGTGGAATGGCCGCTACTGACGGGCATCACAGCTGTAGCCCTCATGATTGCCGGTTGGAAATACTGGCAAGCGGATATGAAAAAGACGATAAAGAAAACGGATTATCTGTGAGAGGAGGGCTTGCTTGTGCTGCCGATACGTTTATCCAAAGATTCTCGTGAACCGATTTATCACCAAATAGAAAAGCAGCTAAAAGCCTTGATTGCAGGAGGACATTTGCTTGCGGGTTCGCCGCTTCCATCAATCCGTGCATTATCGAAAGACTTGGAAATCAGCGTCATCACGATACGCCGCGCTTATCAGGATCTGGAAGCGCAAGGCTTTATCCAGACACTTCACGGAAAAGGGACCTTTGTCGCAGAAATACAACATACGACCAAGCAGCAAGTGATGACGGCTTCGGTTGAAAAGGAATTTGAACAGGCCATCCGCAACGCGATGGATTATGACTATACAGCCGATGACATCAAGCGCGTTTTTGAAGAGACATTGAGCAAGCTGAAGGAGGGGAAATAACGGATGATTCCATGGATTGAATTAACGCAAGTCAACAAGCAAATCGAGGACTTCCGGCTCGGCCCGGTCAGTCTGGCTATTGAACCTGGCACGATCACCGCACTTGTAGGGAATAACGGTTCGGGCAAAAGCTCCTTGCTGAAGTTAATTATGAATCTTGCCAATATGGATGGAGGCGACATCCAAGTTTTCGGTAAACCGGTGGGTGGGGAAGACGAAAGTTGGAAAAGGCATGTCACTTTCCTGCCGCAAGCTTCCGTTGGCTGGAATGCTTATACAGGCAATGACTTGAAAAAATTGATTGCACCGCTCTATGCGAAATGGGATGACGTTCTTTTTGAACATATGATACATCTCTTGGACATCCCGCTGGACAAGCGCTTCGGCAAACTATCACCGGGCATGCAGCAAAAGTTAAGTTTGTCGCTGGCCTTGCCGCGCCATACGGATATTCTTATTCTGGACGAACCGACCGCTTCCTTGGACATTCCTTCTAAGAATTTGGTGATGGATTTATTGGTCGACTGGATGGAACGGGAAGACCGGGCGATCATTTTGACAACCCATCAGCCCGAAAGCCTCCGCAAGCTGGCGGACTATTTGTTTTTGATGAAAGATGGGCAGGCAATCGGCCATTACGAAAAAGACCAGCTCGTCAGTGGATTTCGCCGCTACTGGCTGACGGAAATGCCTGCTGACGTGGTGCCTGGAGAACGGTCGCGCTCGGGCCGGCAACTTGTATCTGATAATTTAGATGGCACAGAAAAATACTGTGCGGAACACGGGATCGGGATTGTAGACGACAAAGCGTTGGAACTGGAAGAAATTATTAGCCTGTTATTAGCATGAACCAAAAAGAGAGGATGAGGGGAATGGAAACGATGCTCACCGTAGAAAGATTGGGGAAATCCTTCAAAGACAAGCAAATCATCTCAAATATCTCGTTTGAAGTGAAACAAGGGGAAATCATGGCGCTGCTCGGGCCGAACGGGGCAGGTAAATCGACGACAATCCGCAATATCATGGGCATCATGTATCCGGATGAAGGGGCCATCACGTTCCGCAATAGTACAAATAACGAGATCCCCCGCAATAAAATCGGCTATTTGCCGGAAGAGCGGGGCTTGTACAAAAACGTCAAAGTGATGGATATCCTGCTGTACCTGGCAGAGTTGAAGGATTATCCGTTGAACCGCGCCAAAGAACGTGCGCTGGAATATTTGAAGAAATTCGGCTTGGAGGGCAAGGACAATGTGTCGGTCGAGGAATTATCGAAAGGGATGGGGCAGAAAGTGCAATTTATCGCCTCCATTCTCCACGAGCCGGAACTGCTCATTTTGGATGAACCGTTTTCAGGGCTCGACCCGGTCAGCCAGGAGTTATTCAAAGATGAAATTCGCTCGTTGGCCAAAAACGGCACGGCGATCTTATTGTCTTCGCACCAGATGAATCTCGTCGAGGAAATGGCGGACCGCTTATTCTTGATCCATCGCGGAACCAAAGTCATCTCGGGAAGCTTAAGTGAAGTGAAAAAGGAATACGCCAATTTTAAATGCACCATCCATGGAAGCAATAGCCATCAAGTGTTGGAAAGCTTACCGGAAGTGGAACGGATCGAACATAGCGAGGAAGCGGCGGTGCTGTACTTGTCGAAACGTGTGCAACCCGCGATTTGGTTGAGAAATCTGCCGGAACAACTCGACGTCCAGGAACTGTCCATCGATCGGATTTCCCTCCATGAAATCTTCATCGACATCGCCACGGACAAAAACCTATTGAAGGAAGCGGGTGAGTTGCATGCATAACACGAAGAAAGTCGCGAAATGGGAAATCAAACGCAACCTGAAAAGCAAATCGTTTATCATCGGCCTGTTTCTGACTCCGCTCATTTTCCTGGCATTCTTATTACTGCCTGAATTGTTCAGTTCAGACGATGAACCGGCAACGACGACGGTTTATGTCAACGACCAACTCGGTGTCTACGAACAATTGGAAGCAGCTGCAGCGAACACCGAATGGAACATGGAACTGACTAACAGTACCCCACAGGAAGCCGAGGAGGCACTTGAAGAAGGCACGGACGCTGCCTATATTTTCATCGGCGAACAATCGGTCGAAAGCGGCACGGTGCCTGTCTATACGAACGACGAAACCAGTGACGCCTTCATGGATGAAGTCCAGCAGCTCGGCGGGCCATTGCAAATGGTGCAAATCGAGCAGCTCGGCCTGACGGCGGAAGAAGCAGGGACAGTCGCACAAGGCATCGTCTTTGAAGACGCATCGAATGAACCGGAACAAGCTGGCTTGTTCAGTGAGGCGATGCTCGAGCGCGTCGTGCCTGGTGCATTTGCGGCGGTCGTTATGTTGTCGATCGTCTTCACAGGCATGGCGATATTCCAAAGTGCTTCGCAGGAGAAGAAAGACAAAATAGCAGAAATTATCCTGTCATCATTGACGCCGGCAGAGCTGATGCAGGGTAAAATCATTGGCTATTTCGTACTCGGCATCATCCAAGTGGTGGTCTATGTGTTGATTGCGCTACCAGTGCTCATTTGGCGAGTCGATGTTCCAATCGTCGAGTATTTGTTTGTCCCTGAATTGCTGGTGCTATTGCTCATCGCCATTCTCGGCTACCTATTGTATGCAGCATTATTTGTCGGAATTGGCGCAACGATGGCCGACATCTCGACTGCAGGGAATTTCCAGGAATGGTCATGATGCTCCCGTTCAGCCCATTTCTGTTCATTGGCCCGGTCTTCAGCGATCCAAGCGGCATTTGGGCACAAATCGGAAGCTATATTCCGTTCACCGCACCCGGTGTCCTTATTATGCGCTTGTCGTTGCTGGAACAATGGCCGTGGGTGGAAATCATAATCGCCACTGCGATTTTGGCCATCAGCGTGTGGGTCTTCATGAAACTCGCCGGCAAGATCTTCAAGATCGGCATCCTGATGTACGGAAAAATGCGACACCAGGAGAAATCTGGAAGTGGGTCAGAACTTGATTAGTAAAAATTTAGTTAGAAAAAGCCCAGAGATCATGTCTCTGGGCTTTTCACATTCACATATTATTCAGCTGGAGTGCCTGGTTCAATCTCGTACGATTTCTGGACGGTTTCGTCGCGCTCGCCCAGTCCTTCAGTAGTCGTTTTGCTCCACATGGCTTCCATGCGTTCTTTCACTTGTGGAATCATTTTTCCGGAATGACGTTGCGGTATTGATTCGTCTCGCCAAGAATCACTTTTACCGACGGTTCGGTGACTTCTTTCGGATCGAATTGCTCGTAAGGAAAGCGGCTTTCTCGTAGTCGAAGACTGTGTTTTCCAAATCAGACTGCCAGTTTTCCACGTTTCGAACTCGCGGTCATTAAAGCCTGTCAAATATGGCCCTGGGTTGATCGTCGCTACTTCCACATTGAACTCCTGCAGCTCTTTGCTCAAGGAATCTGCGAAAGCTTCAGTCGCATGTTTCGTGCCGCAATAAGGCCCCATCAACGGGTCTGCCATCAAGCCGGATACAGAAGAGACGAAGACGATGCGGCCGGATTTTCTTTCCACCATTTGACGCGCAAAGCCTTTCGTCAATAATACCGGGCCGAATACATTGACCTCGAATTGGTGGCGCAGGTTTTCTTCCGGGATGTCGACGAGCGATCCGCCTTCAGATACTGCCGCATTGTTTACCAAGACATCAATGTCCCAGCCCCATGCTTTTTCGCGGTCTTTCGGGTTCGTGACGTCCAATTTTTCGATTTGCATCGATACGCCGCGCTCTTTCGCTTCCTGTTCCAAAGCAGAAACCTGTGAAATGATTTCAACACCCGCGATGACGGATTTGCCTTTTTCCGCCAAGCTGAACGCAATATTTTTGCCGAATCCGGTGCCAGCACCTGTGATTAGTATTTTTTCGTTTGCCATTCTAAATTCCTCCTCGGGTTGTTTGTTGCTGTCGTTTTTACTTATACTTCCAATGCATACCCAGGATGTACCCCAACTTAAACGGAAATTGGCTAATTCAAAAAGAGATGGACCGTTACCGGTTCATCTCTTTGAAAGTTGTAATTTAATTATAGTGAAGAATGATTCCGTGCTTCCAAACCGTGCAATAGCTTCGCCGATGCCAATCGGCTTCGCACCGATATGCCGATCCATGCAGCGAGCACGGCCTTGATGACGCCGACGAGAATGAACGGCGCGAACCCGCCCATAAAGGCGCCGGTCCAGGAAAGTTCCGCAAAGACCTTCAGCCAAACTGTTCCAAAGCCGAGTGCGACAAACATGCCGAGGATGTTGGCGATGATAGCGTTCATAAGCGTAAAGCCCATCTTCTCGAGATAATAGCCGATGACGAAAGCGGTCGGGATGAACCCGAATAAATAGCCGCCCGTCGGCCCGAACAAACTGCCCAAGCCTCCTGACATTTGGGCGAATACCGGGATTCCGGCAGCGCCGATTGCGAGATACACCAAGATGGACAATGTGCCATAGCGTGCGCCCAAAATCGTGGCGGCAAGCCCAATTGCCAAAGTCTGCCCGGTAATCGGCACGAGCGGCAAAGGAATGGTGACTTGAGCGAGTATGCCGATAATGGCGGCGAACAAAGCTGTCACGATCATCATCCGCAATTTTTTGTTTGAGTGTGCCATGTGAAAACGTCCCTTCGTTATTGAGTTAACTAATTTATAAAATAAGTTAACTCAATAATATCCGAACGTGTCAGAAGGTGTCAATATGCTTTTCGGCAATTAACAGCAGATCGAATCTCCCGGCTTCAGACCATAAGTGCAAAAACGAGGACGAATGCTGGAAACTGTAATGATAAAATGAGAAGAGATAAGATAGAGAAAAGAGGGGAGGCGGCGGCTATGGAAATGGAAGCGAAGTTCACGTTCGATGAGATGTGGGAGAAGATCCTGGATTGCGACCGGAAATACGACGGCTTGTTTTTCACGTGCGTGAAAACGACGAAAATCTATTGCCGCCCGTCCTGCCGATCGCGCAAGCTGAAAAAGCGCAACGTGGAATTCTGTTTTTCCATTGAAGAAGCGGAGACTCGCGGATTTCGGGCATGCAAAAGATGCCAGCCTGAAATCGAACAATCGCCTTATGTGGAATTTACACAGCAAGTCATCGCTTTTTTAATGGACCACTACCAGCAAAAAATCGGCTTGGAAGAAGTGGCCGCCCATGTCGGCATGAGCCCGTCATATGTAGACCGGTTGTTCAAGCAGGAAATGGACGAAACGCCGCGTTGTTATTTGGAAAAAATCCGCATCGATAAAGCGGCATATTTACTTGCGAACACCGACAAAACGAATTTGGAGATTTGCCTCGAGACTGGCTTTCAAAGCACGTCTCATTTCTATAAAGTGTTCCGGGATTTGAAACAGCAATCGCCGGGCCAATACCGGAAAGAGAAAGGAGCGGGACGGAATGGATAGCGAAACGGAAACACAGCGGCTAAAAATTCCCACGCCAGCAGATTTTAATTTCACGGAATGCCTGGCCATTCTCGGGCGTTCTGATCAAGAGTTGCTTAACACAATTCAGGATGAGCGCCTCACGAAGCTGTTGGCGATTGAAGATGAAATGGTCATATTCGATTTGAGTCATTCCGGCAGTGCCTTGCATATCGAATTTCCGCATCATTCACCGTCTGAACAAGGGAGACAAGCAGTCGTCCGGTATGTGAAGGAGTGGTTCGACTTGGGAACTGACCTGCAGCCGTTTTATGCGATGGCGGCAAGCGACCCGGTCCTCCGGGAAGTCGTGGAGAGGCACGCGGGACTCCGGATAATGGGCATGCCCGATTTATTTGAAGCGTTCGTTTGGGCCATCACCGGCCAGCAGATCAATTTAACTTTCGCCTATACGTTAAAACGGCGCTTGATCGAACACTTCGGCACTTCGCATACAGTGGACGGAGTCGAATATTGGGCCTTTCCATCCGCTGAAAGAATCGCATCGCTGGAAGTGGAACAATTAAGAACGCTGCAATTTTCGGGGAGAAAAGCGGAATACATCATCCACATCGCCGAGCAAATCACTGAC includes these proteins:
- a CDS encoding ABC transporter permease; protein product: MVMMLPFSPFLFIGPVFSDPSGIWAQIGSYIPFTAPGVLIMRLSLLEQWPWVEIIIATAILAISVWVFMKLAGKIFKIGILMYGKMRHQEKSGSGSELD
- a CDS encoding ABC transporter permease, whose translation is MHNTKKVAKWEIKRNLKSKSFIIGLFLTPLIFLAFLLLPELFSSDDEPATTTVYVNDQLGVYEQLEAAAANTEWNMELTNSTPQEAEEALEEGTDAAYIFIGEQSVESGTVPVYTNDETSDAFMDEVQQLGGPLQMVQIEQLGLTAEEAGTVAQGIVFEDASNEPEQAGLFSEAMLERVVPGAFAAVVMLSIVFTGMAIFQSASQEKKDKIAEIILSSLTPAELMQGKIIGYFVLGIIQVVVYVLIALPVLIWRVDVPIVEYLFVPELLVLLLIAILGYLLYAALFVGIGATMADISTAGNFQEWS
- a CDS encoding ATP-binding cassette domain-containing protein, whose product is MIPWIELTQVNKQIEDFRLGPVSLAIEPGTITALVGNNGSGKSSLLKLIMNLANMDGGDIQVFGKPVGGEDESWKRHVTFLPQASVGWNAYTGNDLKKLIAPLYAKWDDVLFEHMIHLLDIPLDKRFGKLSPGMQQKLSLSLALPRHTDILILDEPTASLDIPSKNLVMDLLVDWMEREDRAIILTTHQPESLRKLADYLFLMKDGQAIGHYEKDQLVSGFRRYWLTEMPADVVPGERSRSGRQLVSDNLDGTEKYCAEHGIGIVDDKALELEEIISLLLA
- a CDS encoding SDR family oxidoreductase, which gives rise to MANEKILITGAGTGFGKNIAFSLAEKGKSVIAGVEIISQVSALEQEAKERGVSMQIEKLDVTNPKDREKAWGWDIDVLVNNAAVSEGGSLVDIPEENLRHQFEVNVFGPVLLTKGFARQMVERKSGRIVFVSSVSGLMADPLMGPYCGTKHATEAFADSLSKELQEFNVEVATINPGPYLTGFNDREFETWKTGSLIWKTQSSTTRKPLSLRAIRSERSHRTVGKSDSWRDESIPQRHSGKMIPQVKERMEAMWSKTTTEGLGERDETVQKSYEIEPGTPAE
- a CDS encoding biotin transporter BioY, producing MAHSNKKLRMMIVTALFAAIIGILAQVTIPLPLVPITGQTLAIGLAATILGARYGTLSILVYLAIGAAGIPVFAQMSGGLGSLFGPTGGYLFGFIPTAFVIGYYLEKMGFTLMNAIIANILGMFVALGFGTVWLKVFAELSWTGAFMGGFAPFILVGVIKAVLAAWIGISVRSRLASAKLLHGLEARNHSSL
- a CDS encoding bifunctional transcriptional activator/DNA repair enzyme AdaA; its protein translation is MEMEAKFTFDEMWEKILDCDRKYDGLFFTCVKTTKIYCRPSCRSRKLKKRNVEFCFSIEEAETRGFRACKRCQPEIEQSPYVEFTQQVIAFLMDHYQQKIGLEEVAAHVGMSPSYVDRLFKQEMDETPRCYLEKIRIDKAAYLLANTDKTNLEICLETGFQSTSHFYKVFRDLKQQSPGQYRKEKGAGRNG
- a CDS encoding GntR family transcriptional regulator; the encoded protein is MLPIRLSKDSREPIYHQIEKQLKALIAGGHLLAGSPLPSIRALSKDLEISVITIRRAYQDLEAQGFIQTLHGKGTFVAEIQHTTKQQVMTASVEKEFEQAIRNAMDYDYTADDIKRVFEETLSKLKEGK
- a CDS encoding DNA-3-methyladenine glycosylase family protein; amino-acid sequence: MDSETETQRLKIPTPADFNFTECLAILGRSDQELLNTIQDERLTKLLAIEDEMVIFDLSHSGSALHIEFPHHSPSEQGRQAVVRYVKEWFDLGTDLQPFYAMAASDPVLREVVERHAGLRIMGMPDLFEAFVWAITGQQINLTFAYTLKRRLIEHFGTSHTVDGVEYWAFPSAERIASLEVEQLRTLQFSGRKAEYIIHIAEQITDGRLAKDELLEKTEQQVEKQLVAIRGVGPWSAHYVMMKCLRFTSAFPISDVGLHNALKHQLGLEQKPSIAEIENLAENWAGWQAYATFYLWRVLL
- a CDS encoding ABC transporter ATP-binding protein, with the protein product METMLTVERLGKSFKDKQIISNISFEVKQGEIMALLGPNGAGKSTTIRNIMGIMYPDEGAITFRNSTNNEIPRNKIGYLPEERGLYKNVKVMDILLYLAELKDYPLNRAKERALEYLKKFGLEGKDNVSVEELSKGMGQKVQFIASILHEPELLILDEPFSGLDPVSQELFKDEIRSLAKNGTAILLSSHQMNLVEEMADRLFLIHRGTKVISGSLSEVKKEYANFKCTIHGSNSHQVLESLPEVERIEHSEEAAVLYLSKRVQPAIWLRNLPEQLDVQELSIDRISLHEIFIDIATDKNLLKEAGELHA